From Nerophis lumbriciformis linkage group LG11, RoL_Nlum_v2.1, whole genome shotgun sequence, one genomic window encodes:
- the lg11h6orf47 gene encoding uncharacterized protein C6orf47 homolog — translation MTAVVGSAWGWVRSWGSSSSAVSEKTIMKEVENNRARGTSECTVSLKTWTSWFWGGWNRQKEQISPLEDEYWEAPEKLQPVETEELWAGKKEPTVQHVPKWWNKYLPTSYLPWTAKTLPSGLRRRKCHISKTDRDIDGDFSDYKTPPPSPTPLSRLTSPFRLFVHNRHVELYPEHYEICFNFLRHLFDLFVVGFLWIVSPPVKLILEIVGIQGPLKLWLHGMAMFFVSTVGMAGLLWLIQEHLPEFALIYGIVQALVISVSLKKSVLFGMEEEQTVMEVENRETELTDEDKKEKLI, via the coding sequence ATGACCGCTGTGGTCGGAAGCGCATGGGGGTGGGTTCGCTCCTGGGGTAGCAGCAGTAGTGCTGTGTCTGAGAAAACCATAATGAAGGAAGTTGAAAACAATAGGGCGAGGGGCACCAGCGAATGTACTGTCAGTTTAAAAACTTGGACCTCTTGGTTTTGGGGAGGATGGAATCGACAAAAAGAACAAATTAGTCCTTTAGAGGACGAGTATTGGGAGGCTCCAGAGAAACTTCAGCCTGTGGAAACTGAAGAACTCTGGGCAGGGAAAAAAGAGCCAACTGTTCAACATGTTCCAAAATGGTGGAATAAATACCTTCCTACGTCGTACCTTCCTTGGACAGCGAAAACACTACCAAGTGGACTCAGGAGAAGAAAATGCCACATCAGCAAAACCGATCGGGATATTGATGGGGACTTTTCAGACTACAAAACACCTCCTCCATCCCCAACACCACTTTCCCGGCTGACTTCACCTTTCAGACTCTTTGTGCACAACCGACATGTGGAATTGTACCCAGAGCACTATGAAATTTGCTTTAACTTCCTCCGCCACCTGTTTGACCTGTTTGTGGTGGGATTTCTGTGGATTGTGTCACCTCCTGTCAAGCTGATCTTGGAGATTGTGGGCATCCAGGGACCACTGAAGCTTTGGCTACATGGCATGGCAATGTTTTTTGTGTCCACTGTGGGAATGGCTGGACTACTTTGGCTGATCCAGGAGCATCTCCCTGAGTTTGCGTTGATTTACGGCATTGTGCAAGCCTTAGTGATCTCTGTCAGCTTAAAAAAGAGTGTGCTCTTTGGAATGGAAGAAGAACAAACCGTAATGGAGGTGGAGAACAGAGAAACTGAATTGACAGATGAAGACAAAAAAGAAAAGCTCATCTGA